The following nucleotide sequence is from Acetivibrio cellulolyticus CD2.
TTGACTTTGTCTTTGACTCCCATGAAGGATTTACAAGAGCTTTCATTAAACAGTTTGGAGTACCTCCAAAAAGATATAGCGATAGTCCTGATCCAATACAGCTTTTCATGCCCTATCGTATACGTGATTATTACCTTACTATGCATAAAGGAGAGATGAAAATGTCTGAGAGAAAAGCAACAAGCACAGTTTTTGTGCAGGTGGTTGAAAGACCTGCGAGAAAATTGATACTTAGAAGAGGAATCAATGCTACAAACTATTATGAGTATTGTGAAGAGGTTGGCTGCGATATCTGGGGTGTGCTGTGCAGCGTAAAGGAGGCAATGTATGAGCCTGTAGGTATGTGGCTGCCGAAGAATATGATTAAGTCAGGGACCTCGCAATATGTTCAAGGCGTAGAAGTACCTCAGGATTATTCTGGAAAGACACCTAAAGGGTTTGAAATTATAGATTTACCTCCTTGTAAAATGATGGTTTTCCAGGGTGAACCACATGATGACGAAAAATTTGAAGAAGCAATTGAAGATTTATGGGAAGTAATGAAAAAATACAACCCACAAATTTACGCCTTTGATTGGGCAGATGATGAAGCTCCAAGATTTCAGCTTGCACCACAAGGCTTTAGGGGATATATAGAAGCCAGACCAGTCAGGCAGATAAACAACAAATAAAATCTCCGGGACATCGAGTGAGACCACTGAAAAAGTATCAATTACTTTAAATTTGCACTCTGAAAACCAGCATGGTTTCGTTGCAAATTTTCAAGAAAAAACGACTTTCTCAGTGACCTCCATCGAGTTCCTCTGTTTTTGTCTCTTTCACTCCGTTCGAAAGATGGGGTAAATTTGGCATCTCCATTTGCCGTTTAAAAACACTAGGGATAACTTCCACTATTGATACAATTTTATAGTAATGCACTCAAAAAATTAAAGACTTACTTATTCAGATTCATCAAGCATCATTTCCTTCAAGCTTATTTCTGAATGTTTATACCTTCTCCTCTTTTGGGTTACATTTCCATACTCAATCGCTTTATGCGGACACCATTGTATGCAAGCCATGCAATGTTCACAGTTGTTTCCCCATGTAGGTTTTCCGTCGTTTATATTAATGTTTCCAACAGGACAAATTTTGCTGCAAACTGCACATCCATTGCAGCTCCCATTTTCATGAAAGTTGACTGCCATAGCTTTAAATTCTTTCACTTTTTTATATGAATACTCAGTAAATAGATTTGATATAAAATTTCCTTTCGGAATAGCTTGGCTTTTTCTTTGTAAAACATTTTCGGCTATAATCCCGACTCTTCTTTTCTCCCATTTAGACTGGAAATTCGTGATA
It contains:
- a CDS encoding helix-turn-helix transcriptional regulator — translated: MQYYISENINSPITLSQLAKAAGYSQWHCARIFKELTGKTPFEYIRALRLSKAALLLRDNQVKVIDVAFDFVFDSHEGFTRAFIKQFGVPPKRYSDSPDPIQLFMPYRIRDYYLTMHKGEMKMSERKATSTVFVQVVERPARKLILRRGINATNYYEYCEEVGCDIWGVLCSVKEAMYEPVGMWLPKNMIKSGTSQYVQGVEVPQDYSGKTPKGFEIIDLPPCKMMVFQGEPHDDEKFEEAIEDLWEVMKKYNPQIYAFDWADDEAPRFQLAPQGFRGYIEARPVRQINNK
- a CDS encoding EFR1 family ferrodoxin (N-terminal region resembles flavodoxins. C-terminal ferrodoxin region binds two 4Fe-4S clusters.) is translated as MKNVIFYFTGTGNSLAVAKKLANKIGDTEVIAISNAIKEKGLELNYERIGFVFPVYYYLPPNIVREFVNRLSFSKAHYIFAVATYGGIYGGVFKDLYECIKNSGGVLNAAFSLCMPGNYIVEYGAFPEAITNFQSKWEKRRVGIIAENVLQRKSQAIPKGNFISNLFTEYSYKKVKEFKAMAVNFHENGSCNGCAVCSKICPVGNININDGKPTWGNNCEHCMACIQWCPHKAIEYGNVTQKRRRYKHSEISLKEMMLDESE